A single window of Streptomyces aquilus DNA harbors:
- a CDS encoding Zn-dependent alcohol dehydrogenase codes for MRGVLFDGKRVEVVADLEVREPGPGEVAVAIAAAGLCHSDLSVVDGTIPFPVPVVLGHEGAGVVAAVGAGVTHVAAGDHVALSTLANCGTCAECDRGRPTMCRQAIGRPGQPFARGGRPVFQFAANSAFAERTVVKAVQAVRIPKDIPLSSAALIGCGVLTGVGAVLNRAKVDRGDSVVVIGTGGIGLNVLQGARIAGALRIVAVDANPAKEAVARQFGATDFLTSTEGVRELLPTGADHVFECVGRVELVRQAVDLLDRHGQAVLLGTPPAGAEASFVVASMFLDKSILGCRYGSSRPQRDIPLYTELYREGRLLLDELVTQTYPVEEFERAVADAEAGKVARGVLTF; via the coding sequence ATGCGCGGTGTCCTGTTCGACGGGAAGCGGGTCGAGGTCGTGGCCGACCTGGAGGTGCGGGAACCGGGGCCCGGGGAGGTGGCCGTCGCCATCGCGGCCGCCGGGCTGTGCCACAGCGATCTGTCCGTGGTGGACGGGACCATCCCGTTCCCGGTGCCGGTGGTGCTGGGGCACGAAGGGGCGGGCGTGGTGGCGGCCGTGGGGGCGGGCGTGACCCATGTCGCGGCCGGTGATCACGTCGCGCTGTCCACTCTCGCCAACTGCGGGACCTGCGCGGAGTGCGACCGGGGGCGGCCCACCATGTGCCGTCAGGCCATCGGGCGGCCGGGGCAGCCGTTCGCGCGGGGTGGGCGGCCGGTGTTCCAGTTCGCCGCCAACTCGGCGTTCGCCGAGCGGACCGTGGTGAAGGCCGTGCAGGCGGTGCGGATCCCGAAGGACATTCCGCTGTCCTCGGCCGCGCTCATCGGGTGCGGGGTGCTGACCGGGGTGGGGGCCGTGCTCAACCGGGCCAAGGTGGACCGGGGGGACAGCGTGGTCGTGATCGGTACCGGGGGCATCGGGCTCAACGTCCTCCAGGGGGCCCGGATCGCGGGGGCGCTGCGGATCGTCGCCGTGGACGCCAATCCGGCCAAGGAGGCGGTGGCCCGGCAGTTCGGGGCGACCGACTTCCTGACGTCGACCGAGGGCGTGCGGGAGCTGCTGCCGACGGGGGCCGACCACGTCTTCGAGTGCGTCGGGCGCGTGGAACTCGTCAGGCAGGCCGTCGATCTGCTGGACCGGCACGGTCAGGCGGTGCTGCTCGGGACGCCGCCGGCCGGGGCGGAGGCGTCCTTCGTCGTGGCGTCCATGTTCCTGGACAAGTCGATCCTGGGCTGCCGTTACGGCTCCTCGCGGCCGCAGCGGGACATCCCGCTGTACACCGAGCTGTACCGGGAGGGGCGGCTGCTGCTCGACGAGTTGGTGACGCAGACGTATCCCGTGGAGGAGTTCGAGCGGGCCGTGGCGGACGCGGAGGCGGGGAAGGTGGCTCGCGGGGTGCTGACCTTCTGA
- a CDS encoding ATP-binding protein: protein MQVLQVQLEIRPDPAEVGRARRWARSRLAGSGVGADEPLAETLILLVSELVTNAVVHTGCPAVLRLSLPGAATGEATVRLEVADTSSCAPVPRCVDGDATGGRGLALVDGLADRWGWSPEGVGKRIWCELDRSAQDDRAATPAFTGGASAFEGYEGFAYEAV from the coding sequence GTGCAGGTGCTTCAAGTGCAGCTGGAGATCCGGCCCGACCCCGCTGAGGTGGGACGAGCCCGCAGGTGGGCGCGGTCGCGGCTCGCCGGGTCCGGCGTGGGGGCCGACGAGCCGCTCGCCGAGACCCTGATCCTGCTCGTGTCCGAGCTGGTCACCAACGCCGTGGTGCACACCGGCTGTCCGGCCGTGCTCCGGCTGTCGCTGCCCGGTGCCGCGACCGGGGAGGCCACCGTCCGTCTGGAGGTGGCCGACACCAGCAGCTGTGCGCCGGTGCCGCGTTGCGTCGACGGGGACGCCACGGGCGGCCGGGGGCTCGCCCTGGTCGACGGCCTCGCCGACCGCTGGGGCTGGAGTCCCGAGGGTGTCGGCAAGCGCATCTGGTGCGAACTCGACCGGTCCGCGCAGGACGACCGCGCCGCCACGCCCGCCTTCACGGGCGGGGCTTCGGCGTTCGAGGGCTACGAAGGCTTCGCGTACGAGGCGGTGTAG
- a CDS encoding cyclase family protein, whose translation MTLPAEFHEIAKRVNNWGRWGADDEIGTLNLITDEVVRQAAAEVRTGRRVPLALPLHQDGVQTGMIPGRVNPLHAMVQINQEIFGPGTVACSDDAVTMGLQAATHWDALPHVSHSGRLYNGRPADTVTAHGGAQFSGIDKARHIVSRGVLLDVARARGVARLDGGHAVTPEDLEAAEELAGTRVRAGDIVLVRTGQMQVLLAGDKHGYGYPSPGLSFRTPEWFHARDVAAVANDTLTFEIFPPEIEDLWLPVHALDLVEMGMLQGQNWNLEELSTACGEEGRYAFLLSAMPEPFTGATGTPVAPVAVL comes from the coding sequence ATGACATTGCCGGCCGAGTTCCACGAGATCGCCAAGCGCGTGAACAACTGGGGGCGTTGGGGCGCCGACGACGAGATCGGCACCCTCAACCTGATCACCGACGAGGTGGTGCGGCAGGCCGCCGCCGAGGTCAGGACAGGTCGCCGTGTCCCCCTCGCGCTGCCGCTCCACCAGGACGGGGTGCAGACCGGCATGATCCCGGGCCGGGTCAACCCGCTGCACGCCATGGTGCAGATCAACCAGGAGATCTTCGGCCCGGGCACGGTGGCGTGCAGCGACGACGCCGTGACGATGGGTCTCCAGGCCGCCACCCACTGGGACGCGCTCCCGCACGTCTCGCACTCGGGGAGGCTCTACAACGGCCGCCCGGCCGACACCGTCACCGCGCACGGCGGCGCGCAGTTCAGCGGCATCGACAAGGCGCGGCACATCGTCTCGCGCGGGGTGCTCCTGGACGTGGCACGCGCGCGTGGCGTCGCCCGGCTCGACGGCGGCCACGCGGTCACCCCGGAGGACCTGGAGGCGGCCGAGGAACTCGCGGGCACGCGGGTGCGGGCCGGCGACATCGTGCTCGTACGGACGGGGCAGATGCAGGTCCTGCTCGCGGGCGACAAGCACGGGTACGGATATCCGTCGCCCGGCTTGTCCTTCCGCACGCCGGAGTGGTTCCACGCGCGCGATGTCGCGGCCGTCGCGAACGACACCCTGACGTTCGAGATCTTCCCGCCCGAGATCGAGGACCTGTGGCTGCCCGTACACGCGCTCGACCTGGTGGAGATGGGGATGCTGCAAGGCCAGAACTGGAACCTCGAAGAGTTGTCCACAGCCTGTGGAGAAGAAGGCCGCTACGCGTTCCTGCTGTCGGCGATGCCCGAGCCGTTCACCGGCGCGACGGGAACACCCGTGGCACCGGTCGCCGTTCTGTGA
- a CDS encoding acyl-CoA dehydrogenase family protein, translated as MRFQLTEDQRALRAAVRGVVGRWSGAGSWGLVAQFPAPLNGTAQTGDSQFRLDRGLWRALGELGFFSLRLAEADGGAGLGLPEAVLAFEEAGRALVPGPLVATHLAAGVVLGADTGEVVVAAADGRLVEWMDEADVVLPGAEGAVPLRSVDPLTPLHRVPAPAPTDTVAVLLTAAEQLGTATRACELAVQHARAREQFGQPIGAFQAVKHLCAEQLVRVEVARAAVYAAAVTEDPADIAAARLLADEAAVRGARDCLQVHGGMGFTWESEVHLLLKRAWVRAQRGGGRTESEELLAAELTA; from the coding sequence GTGCGGTTTCAACTGACGGAAGATCAAAGGGCATTGCGGGCTGCCGTGCGGGGTGTTGTGGGACGGTGGTCTGGTGCGGGTTCGTGGGGGCTGGTCGCGCAGTTCCCCGCGCCCCTTAACGGCACTGCGCAGACCGGCGATTCACAGTTCCGGCTTGATCGGGGGTTGTGGCGGGCGCTCGGGGAGCTTGGGTTCTTTTCTCTGCGGTTGGCCGAAGCGGATGGTGGGGCTGGACTTGGGCTGCCCGAAGCCGTGTTGGCTTTTGAGGAGGCCGGGCGGGCGCTTGTGCCCGGGCCGCTTGTCGCCACGCACCTTGCCGCCGGTGTGGTGCTCGGTGCGGATACCGGTGAGGTGGTCGTGGCCGCCGCGGACGGGCGGCTCGTGGAGTGGATGGACGAGGCCGATGTCGTGCTGCCGGGGGCCGAGGGGGCCGTGCCGTTGCGGTCCGTGGACCCGTTGACGCCGCTGCACCGGGTGCCCGCGCCGGCGCCCACCGATACCGTCGCCGTCCTCCTCACCGCCGCCGAGCAGCTCGGGACCGCCACGCGCGCGTGCGAGCTGGCGGTGCAACACGCCCGGGCCCGTGAGCAGTTCGGGCAGCCGATCGGGGCGTTCCAGGCCGTCAAGCATCTGTGCGCGGAGCAGCTGGTGCGGGTCGAAGTGGCCCGGGCGGCGGTGTACGCGGCGGCCGTGACCGAGGACCCGGCCGACATCGCGGCGGCCCGGCTGCTCGCCGACGAGGCCGCCGTGCGCGGCGCCCGCGACTGCCTCCAGGTGCACGGCGGCATGGGCTTCACCTGGGAGTCCGAGGTGCATCTGCTGCTGAAGCGGGCGTGGGTGCGGGCGCAGCGTGGTGGCGGTCGTACGGAGAGTGAGGAGCTGCTCGCCGCTGAGCTGACGGCCTGA
- a CDS encoding SDR family oxidoreductase, producing MGNFLAGKVVAVTGAGRGIGRAVAIAAAAEGARVVVNDYGVSVDGSSPTSEVAEAVVKEIVAAGGEAVAVADDVSTMTGGQRIVDVALSSYGRLDGVVCVAGILRERMLFNMTEEEWDSVVATHLKGTFTLFRAASAVMRRQRGGTLIGFTSGNHQGSVSQANYSAAKGGIISLVRSAALGLHKYGVTANAVAPVARTRMSAGVPMELAEIGEPEDVAALVVYLLSDRAREGGVTGQVYTIAGAKLAVWAQPRELRAAYAGGGSWTPEAIAEFLPGSVGTDPMPMLARVAEMEAAARGGERPNA from the coding sequence GTGGGGAACTTCTTGGCAGGCAAGGTCGTCGCCGTGACGGGGGCGGGGCGCGGGATCGGGCGGGCGGTGGCGATCGCGGCCGCGGCCGAGGGGGCGCGGGTCGTCGTCAACGACTACGGGGTGTCCGTGGACGGGTCCTCACCGACGAGCGAGGTCGCCGAAGCGGTCGTCAAGGAGATCGTCGCGGCGGGGGGCGAGGCCGTCGCGGTGGCCGACGACGTGTCCACGATGACGGGCGGGCAGCGGATCGTCGACGTGGCCCTGTCGTCGTACGGGCGGCTCGACGGGGTCGTGTGCGTCGCCGGGATCCTGCGCGAGCGGATGCTGTTCAACATGACCGAGGAGGAGTGGGACTCGGTCGTCGCCACGCATCTGAAGGGGACGTTCACCCTGTTCCGCGCGGCGTCGGCGGTGATGCGGAGGCAGCGGGGCGGGACGCTGATCGGGTTCACCAGCGGCAACCACCAGGGCTCCGTGTCGCAGGCGAACTACAGCGCGGCGAAGGGCGGGATCATCTCGCTGGTCCGGAGCGCGGCGTTGGGGTTGCACAAGTACGGGGTGACGGCGAACGCGGTGGCGCCTGTCGCCCGTACGCGGATGTCCGCCGGGGTTCCCATGGAGCTGGCGGAGATCGGGGAGCCGGAGGATGTCGCCGCGCTGGTGGTGTACCTGCTGTCGGACCGGGCCCGGGAAGGCGGGGTCACGGGGCAGGTGTACACGATCGCGGGGGCGAAGTTGGCGGTTTGGGCTCAGCCGCGGGAGCTGCGCGCCGCGTATGCCGGGGGTGGGTCCTGGACGCCGGAGGCGATTGCGGAGTTTCTGCCGGGGTCGGTTGGGACGGACCCGATGCCGATGCTTGCGCGGGTGGCGGAGATGGAGGCGGCGGCGCGGGGAGGAGAGCGGCCTAACGCCTAG
- a CDS encoding acyl-CoA dehydrogenase family protein, with product MDLSYTAEEEEFRAELRHWLGDVLPSLPSRPSPDDWPGRRAYDMGWQRMLYDAGYADVHWDASPTLRLIFLEETEKAGAPYVGAGFVGLLHAGPTIAAEGTPEQRARWLPPILRGDEVWCQGFSEPDAGSDLAALRTRAWRDGDDYVVSGSKIWTSHAEVADWCELLVRTDAAAPKHRGITWLAMPMDAPGITVRPLKTLVGSAEFAEVFLDEVRVPVGNRVGDENDGWRVTMVTLSFERGTAFVGEVVACRRVLRELAAEARKNGRWDDPALRRRLGGLNAEFRALWRLTQWNVSEAEARGGGPGVGGSVFKLRYSQARQELYDAAAEVLGEGALDLGAPWVVDRLSSLSYTIAAGTSQIQRNIVAERILGLPKGR from the coding sequence ATGGACCTGTCGTACACCGCCGAAGAGGAGGAGTTCCGGGCGGAGTTGAGGCACTGGCTGGGTGACGTCCTGCCCTCGCTGCCGTCCAGGCCGTCCCCCGACGACTGGCCGGGGCGCCGCGCGTACGACATGGGCTGGCAGCGGATGCTGTACGACGCCGGGTACGCGGACGTGCACTGGGACGCCTCACCGACCCTGCGGCTCATCTTCCTGGAGGAGACCGAGAAGGCCGGCGCGCCCTATGTGGGCGCCGGTTTCGTCGGGCTGCTGCACGCCGGGCCGACCATAGCCGCCGAGGGCACGCCGGAGCAGCGGGCGCGCTGGCTGCCGCCGATCCTGCGCGGGGACGAGGTGTGGTGCCAGGGGTTCAGCGAGCCCGACGCCGGTTCCGACCTCGCGGCGCTGCGCACGCGCGCGTGGCGCGACGGGGACGACTACGTGGTGAGCGGCTCCAAGATCTGGACCTCGCACGCCGAAGTCGCCGACTGGTGCGAGCTGTTGGTGCGGACGGATGCGGCGGCGCCGAAGCATCGCGGGATCACGTGGCTCGCGATGCCCATGGACGCGCCGGGGATCACCGTACGGCCGCTCAAAACCCTTGTCGGGTCCGCCGAGTTCGCCGAGGTGTTCCTCGACGAGGTGCGGGTGCCGGTCGGCAACCGGGTCGGGGACGAGAACGACGGCTGGCGCGTGACCATGGTGACGCTGTCCTTCGAACGCGGCACGGCCTTCGTGGGCGAGGTCGTCGCCTGTCGCCGTGTGCTGCGCGAACTCGCCGCGGAGGCCCGGAAGAACGGGCGCTGGGACGATCCGGCGCTCAGGCGGCGCCTGGGGGGCCTCAACGCCGAGTTCCGGGCGTTGTGGCGGCTCACGCAGTGGAATGTGAGCGAGGCGGAGGCGCGGGGCGGGGGGCCGGGGGTCGGGGGGTCCGTCTTCAAGTTGCGGTATTCGCAGGCGCGGCAGGAGTTGTACGACGCGGCGGCGGAGGTGCTGGGGGAGGGGGCGTTGGACTTGGGGGCGCCCTGGGTGGTCGATCGGTTGTCGTCGTTGTCGTACACCATCGCGGCGGGGACGTCGCAGATTCAGCGGAACATCGTGGCTGAGCGAATTCTTGGGTTGCCGAAGGGGAGGTGA
- a CDS encoding acyl-CoA dehydrogenase family protein: MDYGFSADDEVFRGEARAWLGAHARAGVDRRAWERELGSAGWIGIGWGEAGYGNRTLGLTRQVVWAEEYARSSAPPRSGHIGENLLAPTLIAHGSPEQKARFLPAIAAGDELWCQGYSEPGAGSDLAGVRTGAVRDGEWYRVSGQKIWTSLAQDADWCFVLARTEAGSRRHQGLSLLLVPMDQPGRIEVRPIRQLTGTSDFNEVFFDGARARAEHVVGGEGNGWQVAMSLLGFERGVSTLAQQIGFAEELGRVVRAAVDSGAVDDPVVRDRLVRQWAELRVMRWNALRTLGRAGDAGAPSVAKLLWGGWHQRLGELAMAVRGVGGGVGPREWDVSSPYELDAFQHLFLFSRADTVYGGSDQIQRTIIAERVLGLPREPKGVV, translated from the coding sequence GTGGACTACGGGTTCAGTGCGGATGACGAGGTGTTCCGTGGCGAGGCGCGCGCCTGGCTCGGTGCGCATGCCCGGGCCGGTGTCGATCGCCGTGCGTGGGAGCGGGAGCTCGGTTCCGCCGGGTGGATCGGGATCGGGTGGGGGGAGGCGGGGTACGGGAACCGGACCCTTGGGCTTACACGGCAGGTCGTGTGGGCCGAGGAGTATGCGCGGTCCTCGGCTCCTCCCCGGTCCGGGCACATCGGGGAGAACCTGCTGGCGCCCACCCTCATCGCCCACGGCAGCCCGGAGCAGAAGGCCCGCTTCCTGCCGGCCATCGCCGCCGGGGACGAGCTCTGGTGCCAGGGGTACAGCGAGCCCGGGGCCGGCTCGGATCTGGCCGGGGTGCGGACCGGTGCCGTGCGGGACGGGGAGTGGTACCGGGTCAGCGGGCAGAAGATCTGGACCTCGCTCGCGCAGGACGCCGACTGGTGTTTCGTGCTGGCCCGGACCGAGGCCGGGTCGCGGCGGCATCAGGGGTTGTCCCTGCTCCTCGTGCCCATGGACCAGCCGGGGCGGATCGAGGTGCGGCCCATTCGGCAGCTGACCGGGACCAGCGACTTCAACGAGGTCTTCTTCGACGGGGCACGCGCGCGTGCGGAGCATGTCGTCGGGGGTGAGGGGAACGGCTGGCAGGTCGCCATGAGCTTGCTCGGGTTCGAGCGAGGGGTGTCCACGCTGGCCCAGCAGATCGGGTTCGCCGAGGAGTTGGGGCGGGTGGTGCGGGCCGCCGTCGACTCGGGGGCGGTGGACGATCCCGTCGTACGGGACCGGCTCGTCCGGCAGTGGGCCGAGCTGCGGGTGATGCGGTGGAACGCGCTGCGCACGCTCGGGCGGGCCGGGGACGCGGGGGCGCCCAGCGTGGCCAAACTGCTGTGGGGCGGCTGGCATCAGCGGCTCGGGGAGCTGGCCATGGCCGTGCGGGGGGTCGGTGGGGGTGTGGGGCCGCGGGAGTGGGACGTCTCCTCGCCGTACGAACTCGACGCGTTCCAGCATCTGTTCCTGTTCTCCCGGGCCGACACCGTCTACGGCGGCTCGGACCAGATCCAGCGCACGATCATCGCCGAGCGGGTGCTCGGGCTGCCCAGGGAACCCAAGGGGGTTGTGTGA
- a CDS encoding class I adenylate-forming enzyme family protein translates to MSPDESSAKQGAHVNETPHSLSSARTLWDLVVRRADLTPDRPVLLQDDRTLTFGDLRARAERVAAGLYGMGVRPGTVVAWQLPTRIETALLSFALARLGAVQSPVIPFYRDREVGFALRESRAEYFAVPGEWRGFDYPAMARRLGAKGVFTAYDDLPDGDPDVLPAPPAEGTSVRWIYWTSGTTSDPKGVLHTDRSLIAGGSCLAHALRLTAADVGSMAFPYAHIAGPDYTVMLLLYGFPAVMFEQFALPDALEGYRKHGVTVAGGSTAFYSMFLAEQRKQPGTPVIPTLRLLAGGGAPKPPEVYHAVVREMGVQLTHGYGMTEVPMITMGSPDDTTENLATTEGRPPEGMEIRIVDGEVRLRGEAVCQGYLDPAQTAEAFDEDGFLRTGDLGFRTETGHLVLTGRAKDVIIRKGENISAKEIEDLLAAHPAVGDVAVVGLPDAERGELVCAVLEPAPGAAELTLADAVSYLRAEGLSVHKLPERLEVVDALPRNETLRKVLKYKLRERYSGTVR, encoded by the coding sequence ATGTCACCTGACGAGTCGTCAGCCAAGCAGGGGGCACATGTGAACGAGACCCCGCACTCCCTGAGTTCCGCCCGCACCCTCTGGGACCTGGTCGTCCGCCGCGCCGACCTCACCCCCGACCGTCCGGTCCTCCTCCAGGACGACCGCACCCTGACCTTCGGCGACCTACGCGCGCGTGCCGAGCGGGTGGCGGCCGGTCTGTACGGCATGGGGGTCCGCCCCGGCACGGTCGTCGCCTGGCAGCTGCCCACCCGTATCGAGACGGCCCTGCTCTCCTTCGCCCTGGCCCGTCTCGGGGCCGTCCAGTCCCCGGTCATCCCCTTCTACCGCGACCGCGAGGTCGGCTTCGCCCTTCGCGAGTCCAGGGCCGAGTACTTCGCCGTACCGGGAGAGTGGCGGGGCTTCGACTACCCGGCGATGGCACGGCGACTGGGCGCCAAGGGCGTCTTCACGGCGTACGACGACCTACCCGACGGCGATCCGGACGTTCTCCCCGCCCCGCCCGCCGAGGGCACCTCGGTGCGCTGGATCTACTGGACCTCGGGCACGACCTCCGACCCCAAGGGCGTCCTCCACACGGACCGTTCACTGATCGCGGGCGGCTCCTGCCTCGCCCACGCGCTGCGCCTGACCGCCGCCGACGTGGGCTCGATGGCCTTCCCGTACGCCCACATAGCGGGCCCCGACTACACGGTGATGCTGCTGCTGTACGGCTTCCCGGCGGTGATGTTCGAGCAGTTCGCGCTGCCGGACGCGCTGGAGGGGTACCGCAAGCACGGGGTGACGGTGGCGGGCGGCTCGACGGCGTTCTACTCGATGTTCCTGGCGGAACAGCGCAAGCAGCCGGGCACGCCCGTCATCCCCACCCTGCGGCTGCTCGCCGGCGGTGGGGCGCCGAAGCCGCCGGAGGTCTATCACGCGGTCGTGCGCGAGATGGGCGTCCAGCTCACCCACGGGTACGGCATGACCGAGGTGCCGATGATCACGATGGGCTCGCCGGACGACACGACGGAGAACCTCGCGACGACCGAGGGGCGGCCGCCGGAGGGCATGGAGATCCGGATCGTGGACGGCGAGGTGCGGCTGCGCGGCGAGGCGGTCTGCCAGGGCTATCTGGACCCGGCGCAGACGGCGGAGGCCTTCGACGAGGACGGCTTCCTGCGCACCGGCGACCTGGGGTTCCGCACGGAGACCGGGCATCTGGTCCTCACCGGCCGCGCCAAGGACGTGATCATCCGCAAGGGCGAGAACATCTCGGCGAAGGAGATCGAGGACCTGCTGGCCGCGCACCCGGCCGTGGGGGACGTGGCGGTCGTCGGGCTGCCGGACGCGGAGCGGGGCGAGCTGGTGTGCGCGGTGCTGGAACCGGCGCCCGGGGCAGCGGAGTTGACGCTGGCCGACGCCGTGTCGTACCTCCGCGCGGAAGGGCTGTCGGTCCACAAGCTGCCGGAGCGGCTGGAGGTGGTGGACGCCCTTCCGCGGAACGAGACGCTGCGCAAGGTGCTCAAGTACAAGCTGCGCGAGCGCTATTCCGGAACGGTGCGGTAG
- a CDS encoding MFS transporter codes for MTYRDVVSKSVLIWAGTAVGARMPVAMAPLALVFLVRERPGGYTLGAALAAAYVIGEIIGAPVLGMRLDPARGRRHLAVGLSGGAVGFAALGVWPGAPSGVLGVCAFVAGFTPGAVTGGLRTLLTSLVPERAVAQALSTESMLMSGVWAVSPVAVAGLALGAAPRAPLLLAAALMAASVAGLWLLPARWDEETHQGAGGASSAFRVLIRAWPVYVTGAASLTLLGLAELTLPALLEQRGIGVGWTGPMLAGMAVAAGLGAFLYGLRAWPGRLRTRSVVLMSGMSAFVALAALIPGAAGIAVALALAGTLQSGALITRNLSLREAVPPGAAAAGYSVMYAAAGAGYAATGSLAGGLLRVVAPSTAILAGVALGLLLTALGWWGEARGEGRAEESHAAAGSGARLGARAEGAPVARRGDA; via the coding sequence ATGACCTACCGCGACGTCGTCTCCAAGTCGGTGCTGATCTGGGCCGGTACGGCCGTCGGCGCCCGTATGCCGGTCGCGATGGCCCCGTTGGCGCTGGTCTTCCTGGTGCGGGAGCGGCCCGGTGGGTACACGCTGGGGGCGGCGCTCGCGGCGGCCTATGTGATCGGCGAGATCATCGGCGCACCGGTGCTCGGGATGCGGCTGGATCCCGCGCGCGGGCGCCGGCATCTGGCCGTCGGGCTCTCGGGCGGGGCGGTGGGGTTCGCGGCGCTGGGGGTGTGGCCCGGTGCGCCGAGCGGGGTGCTGGGGGTGTGCGCCTTCGTGGCCGGGTTCACGCCGGGGGCGGTCACCGGCGGCTTGCGGACGCTGCTGACCTCGCTGGTTCCGGAACGCGCCGTGGCGCAGGCGCTGTCCACCGAGTCGATGCTGATGTCCGGGGTGTGGGCCGTGTCGCCGGTGGCGGTCGCCGGACTCGCCCTCGGCGCCGCGCCCCGCGCCCCGCTGCTCCTCGCCGCCGCGCTGATGGCGGCGTCGGTCGCGGGGCTGTGGCTGCTTCCCGCCCGCTGGGACGAGGAGACGCACCAGGGGGCGGGCGGCGCGTCTTCGGCCTTCCGGGTGCTGATACGTGCGTGGCCGGTGTACGTCACGGGCGCGGCCAGCCTCACCCTGCTGGGCCTCGCCGAGCTCACCCTGCCCGCCCTCCTGGAACAGCGCGGCATCGGCGTCGGCTGGACCGGCCCGATGCTGGCCGGCATGGCCGTGGCGGCGGGACTGGGCGCGTTCCTGTACGGGCTGCGGGCGTGGCCGGGGCGGCTGCGCACCCGCAGTGTGGTGCTGATGAGTGGCATGTCGGCGTTCGTGGCCCTCGCCGCGCTGATACCGGGCGCGGCCGGGATCGCGGTCGCCCTGGCGCTCGCGGGCACGCTCCAGTCGGGTGCGCTGATCACGCGCAACCTGTCCCTGCGGGAGGCCGTCCCGCCGGGTGCCGCGGCCGCCGGGTACTCGGTGATGTACGCGGCGGCGGGGGCGGGTTACGCGGCGACCGGGTCCCTCGCCGGTGGGCTGCTCCGGGTCGTGGCCCCGTCCACGGCGATCCTGGCGGGCGTGGCCCTGGGGCTCCTGCTCACCGCGCTCGGCTGGTGGGGAGAGGCCCGCGGCGAGGGGCGGGCGGAAGAGTCACATGCGGCCGCCGGCAGCGGCGCCCGCCTCGGCGCCCGCGCGGAAGGTGCGCCGGTAGCTCGTCGGGGTGACGCCTAG
- a CDS encoding amidohydrolase family protein: MPTELPRIISVDDHVIEPAHLFETWLPAKYRDRGPQPLTAGIGELAYVGGKYQITMDPDGPPTDWWIYEDLKFPYKRNIAAVGFDRDEMTLEGITREEMRRGCWDPKARLADMDLNHVEASLCFPSFPRFCGQTFAEAHDKEVALACVRAYNDWMVEEWCGDSGGRLIPLCLIPLWDVELAVAEIRRNAARGVRAVTFSEIPTYLGLPSIHSGYWDPFFAACQETGTVVNMHIGSSSQMPAASPDAPPAVQAALSFNNAMASMMDFLFSGVLVKFPTLKLAYSEGQMGWIPYALERADDVWEEHRAWGGVRGTIPEPPSTYYYRQIYCCFFRDKHGVASLDVVGRDNATFETDYPHVDSTFPHTKEVALDHVKGLDDETVYKLMRGNAIRMLELDFDQDRAQ, from the coding sequence ATGCCGACCGAACTGCCCCGCATCATCAGCGTCGACGACCATGTGATCGAGCCCGCGCACCTCTTCGAGACCTGGCTGCCCGCCAAGTACCGCGACCGCGGCCCGCAGCCGCTCACCGCCGGGATCGGCGAACTCGCCTACGTGGGCGGCAAGTACCAGATCACGATGGACCCGGACGGTCCGCCCACCGACTGGTGGATCTATGAGGACCTGAAGTTCCCGTACAAACGCAACATCGCCGCCGTCGGCTTCGACCGGGACGAGATGACCCTGGAGGGCATCACCCGGGAGGAGATGCGGCGCGGCTGCTGGGACCCCAAGGCACGCCTGGCCGACATGGACCTCAACCATGTCGAGGCCAGCCTCTGCTTCCCCTCCTTCCCCCGCTTCTGCGGGCAGACCTTCGCCGAGGCGCACGACAAGGAGGTCGCACTGGCCTGCGTGCGCGCCTACAACGACTGGATGGTCGAGGAGTGGTGCGGCGACAGCGGCGGACGGCTCATCCCGCTGTGCCTGATCCCCCTGTGGGACGTGGAGCTGGCGGTCGCGGAGATCCGGCGCAACGCCGCGCGGGGGGTGCGCGCCGTGACCTTCTCCGAGATCCCGACCTACCTCGGGCTGCCCTCCATCCACTCCGGCTACTGGGACCCGTTCTTCGCGGCCTGCCAGGAGACCGGCACGGTCGTCAACATGCACATCGGCAGCAGCTCCCAGATGCCGGCCGCCTCACCCGACGCACCCCCCGCCGTCCAGGCCGCCCTCAGCTTCAACAACGCCATGGCCTCGATGATGGACTTCCTGTTCAGCGGCGTCCTGGTCAAGTTCCCGACGCTCAAACTGGCCTACAGCGAGGGCCAGATGGGCTGGATCCCGTACGCCCTGGAACGCGCCGACGACGTCTGGGAGGAGCACCGCGCGTGGGGCGGGGTGCGCGGCACGATCCCCGAGCCGCCGTCGACGTACTACTACCGGCAGATCTACTGCTGCTTCTTCCGCGACAAGCACGGCGTCGCGTCCCTGGACGTCGTCGGCCGCGACAACGCCACCTTCGAGACCGACTACCCGCACGTCGACTCGACCTTCCCGCACACCAAGGAGGTCGCCCTCGACCATGTGAAGGGCCTCGACGACGAGACCGTCTACAAGCTGATGCGCGGCAACGCCATCCGCATGCTCGAACTCGACTTCGACCAGGACCGCGCCCAGTAA